One Methanocaldococcus villosus KIN24-T80 genomic window carries:
- a CDS encoding ABC transporter ATP-binding protein has product MIKLKIEGLTKVFDVDGKKITALDDINLEVYKNEFLTVVGPSGCGKTTLLRIIAGLDKPTKGRILLDGKEIKGPGADRGVVFQQYTLLPWRNVIDNIAFGLELRGVPKKERYEIARKFIKLMGLEGFEKAYPYQLSGGMQQRVAIARTLANDPEIVLMDEPFAALDAQTRAILQNELLKIWQKDKKTIFFITHSIDEAVYLSDRVVVLTARPGKIKDIIEIPLERPRDKTSVEFLEYKKKIFEILKEEVLKTLKR; this is encoded by the coding sequence ATGATAAAATTAAAAATAGAAGGATTAACAAAAGTGTTTGACGTAGATGGAAAAAAGATCACAGCATTAGATGATATAAATTTGGAGGTATATAAAAATGAATTTTTAACAGTTGTTGGGCCTTCAGGGTGTGGAAAAACCACACTACTTAGAATTATAGCAGGTTTAGATAAACCTACAAAAGGCAGGATTTTATTGGATGGGAAAGAAATTAAGGGTCCTGGAGCTGATAGAGGTGTTGTCTTTCAGCAATATACATTATTACCTTGGAGGAATGTTATAGACAATATTGCCTTTGGTTTAGAATTGAGAGGAGTTCCTAAAAAGGAGAGGTATGAAATAGCAAGAAAGTTTATAAAACTTATGGGTTTAGAAGGTTTTGAAAAAGCTTATCCATATCAGCTGAGTGGAGGGATGCAACAGAGAGTTGCTATAGCAAGGACATTAGCAAATGATCCTGAAATTGTTTTAATGGATGAACCATTTGCGGCTTTAGATGCCCAAACAAGAGCTATATTACAAAATGAATTATTAAAGATCTGGCAAAAGGATAAGAAAACAATATTTTTTATAACACACAGTATAGATGAGGCAGTATATCTTTCTGATAGAGTTGTTGTATTAACAGCACGACCTGGGAAGATAAAAGATATAATAGAAATACCATTAGAAAGACCTAGAGATAAAACAAGTGTTGAATTTTTAGAATATAAAAAGAAAATATTTGAAATATTAAAAGAAGAGGTTTTAAAAACACTAAAAAGGTGA
- a CDS encoding 2-oxoacid:acceptor oxidoreductase subunit alpha, translated as MIAFLQGNEACAKGAIKAGCRFFAGYPITPSTEIAETMARELPKVNGYYIQMEDEIGSIAAVIGASWGGLKAMTATSGPGFSLMQENIGFACMTEAPCVIVNVQRGGPSTGQPTHASQGDMMQCRWGSHGDYEIIALAPSSVQEMYDFTIEAFNLSEKYRVPVFVMADEIVGHMREKVHLHDNFDIVNRELPKEKPCKKPYPFDVDVPPMPIFGEGYNVHVTGLTHDERGYPDVSPETHDKLVRRLVNKIRKNRNKIIKLEMHNIEAKTLFICYGSPSRTVKYVTNMLNKEGKDVGYIRLITVYPFPDDILKKVKAEKVIIPEMNLGQIYYEVERCCKNSDVILVDKIGGEIHKPDELMRVV; from the coding sequence ATGATAGCATTTTTACAAGGTAATGAAGCCTGTGCTAAAGGGGCTATAAAAGCAGGATGTAGATTTTTTGCAGGATATCCAATAACTCCCTCAACAGAGATAGCTGAAACTATGGCTAGGGAGTTACCAAAGGTTAATGGTTATTATATTCAAATGGAAGATGAAATTGGTTCAATAGCGGCTGTTATTGGTGCTAGTTGGGGAGGCTTAAAAGCCATGACTGCTACTTCAGGGCCTGGATTTAGTTTGATGCAGGAAAATATAGGTTTTGCATGTATGACAGAAGCCCCTTGTGTTATAGTCAATGTTCAAAGAGGGGGTCCATCAACAGGGCAGCCTACACATGCTAGTCAAGGAGACATGATGCAGTGTAGATGGGGAAGTCATGGGGATTATGAAATTATAGCCCTTGCCCCATCCTCTGTTCAAGAGATGTATGATTTTACTATTGAAGCATTTAACCTTTCTGAAAAATATAGAGTTCCAGTATTTGTTATGGCAGATGAAATTGTTGGTCACATGAGAGAGAAGGTTCATTTACATGATAATTTTGATATAGTGAATAGAGAATTACCAAAAGAAAAACCATGTAAAAAGCCATATCCATTTGATGTTGATGTACCACCAATGCCTATTTTTGGTGAGGGTTATAATGTTCATGTAACAGGTTTAACTCATGATGAAAGAGGTTATCCAGATGTATCTCCTGAAACACATGATAAGCTTGTGAGAAGGTTGGTAAATAAAATAAGAAAAAATAGAAATAAAATAATAAAATTAGAAATGCATAATATAGAAGCTAAAACACTATTTATTTGTTATGGATCACCTTCAAGAACTGTTAAATATGTTACAAACATGTTAAATAAAGAAGGTAAAGATGTGGGATATATAAGATTAATTACTGTTTATCCTTTCCCGGATGATATTTTAAAAAAAGTTAAAGCAGAAAAAGTTATTATACCCGAGATGAATTTAGGGCAAATATATTATGAAGTTGAAAGATGTTGCAAAAATTCAGATGTTATTTTAGTAGATAAAATAGGTGGAGAAATACATAAACCAGATGAGTTAATGAGAGTAGTTTAG
- a CDS encoding inositol-3-phosphate synthase, whose amino-acid sequence MVNVIILGQGFVGSIFASGLEKIKAGEIEPYGVPLRDELQIKIKDINIVGSYDVDVNKVGKSVYDVAKHYDNNVPESLKDIEVKKGVHLNSLKNLPIKAEGLEDKMSLEDAINHLIDEWKEAKAEVFINVCTTEAFKTFNSREELEKAIKENNKERLTATQFYAYAISRYAKEVGGACFINAIPTLIANDPTYVELAKESKMVIFGDDGATGATPLTADLLAHLFQRNRYVLSIAQFNIGGNTDFLALTDVDRNKSKESTKSSIVEDILGYNAPHFIKPTGYLEPLGDKKFISLHIEYISFNGARDELIVNGRINDSPALAGLLVDLSRLGKIALDRKEYGTVYEVNAFYMKNPGPKEAKNIPRIIAYEKMRMWAGLKSIWL is encoded by the coding sequence TTGGTGAATGTCATTATCTTAGGGCAAGGGTTTGTAGGGTCAATTTTTGCTTCAGGTTTAGAGAAGATAAAAGCTGGGGAGATTGAGCCTTATGGAGTGCCATTAAGGGATGAGCTACAAATAAAAATAAAAGATATCAATATAGTTGGTTCTTATGATGTAGATGTTAATAAAGTGGGAAAGAGTGTATATGATGTTGCAAAACATTATGATAACAATGTTCCTGAAAGTTTAAAAGATATTGAGGTAAAGAAAGGAGTTCATTTAAACAGCTTAAAAAATCTCCCAATAAAGGCTGAAGGTTTAGAAGATAAAATGAGTTTAGAAGATGCTATAAACCACCTAATAGATGAATGGAAAGAGGCTAAAGCTGAAGTTTTCATAAATGTATGCACAACAGAAGCATTTAAAACATTTAATAGTAGAGAAGAATTGGAAAAAGCCATAAAAGAGAACAATAAAGAGAGATTGACAGCAACTCAATTCTATGCCTATGCAATATCAAGATATGCTAAAGAAGTTGGAGGAGCTTGTTTTATAAATGCAATTCCCACATTGATAGCCAATGACCCTACTTATGTTGAGCTTGCAAAGGAGAGCAAGATGGTTATATTTGGTGATGATGGAGCTACAGGGGCTACTCCACTAACAGCTGACCTCTTAGCTCATCTATTCCAAAGAAATAGATATGTTTTGAGCATAGCTCAATTTAACATAGGAGGAAACACTGATTTTTTAGCACTGACAGATGTTGATAGAAATAAAAGTAAAGAATCTACAAAAAGTTCAATTGTTGAAGATATTCTTGGATATAATGCTCCTCACTTCATAAAACCAACAGGTTATTTAGAGCCATTAGGAGACAAGAAATTTATCTCTTTGCATATTGAGTATATCTCATTTAATGGAGCAAGGGATGAGTTGATTGTTAATGGGAGAATTAATGACAGCCCTGCCTTAGCTGGGTTGTTGGTTGATTTATCAAGACTTGGAAAAATAGCTTTGGATAGGAAAGAATATGGAACTGTATATGAAGTTAATGCCTTCTACATGAAAAATCCTGGACCAAAAGAAGCTAAGAACATTCCAAGGATTATTGCCTATGAGAAAATGAGAATGTGGGCAGGGTTGAAATCTATTTGGTTATAA
- a CDS encoding acetolactate synthase large subunit, with the protein MKGAEVIIKALEAEGVKIIFGYPGGAILPFYDALYDSDLQHILVRHEQAAAHMADGYARVSGEAGVCVSTSGPGATNLVTGIATAYADSSPVIALTGQVPRNLIGNDAFQEIDALGLFMPITKHNFQIKKVEEIPEIIRASFEIATTGRKGPVHIDIPKDVQSEEIEHVDIPAKVDLPGYKPKTVGHPLQIKKAAKLIAESEKPLILAGGGVILANAHEELYRLADLFKIPVTTTLMGKGAFPEDHFLSLGMAGMHGTRAANYAIDECDVLIAIGCRFSDRVTGDVRYFAPNAKIIHIDIDPAEIGKNVRVDIPIVGDAKNVLRDIINVLLTLEIKSKEDWLERIRKLKSFPIKMDFDDKPIKPQRFVKDLMDTLKEIDPSLRNTVITTDVGQNQMWMAHYFKVKMPRTFISSGGLGTMGFGFPAAIGAKVAKPYANVICITGDGGFLMNSQELATVREYDIPIVICIFDNRTLGMVYQWQNLYYGQRQSEVHLGESPDFVKLAESYGIKAEKITDPNEIKEKLKEAILSREPYLLDIVIDPAEALPMVPPGDKITNIIQPPRVEPKIKDNKKIKLKNILEGVKVEE; encoded by the coding sequence ATGAAAGGAGCTGAAGTTATAATTAAAGCTTTAGAAGCTGAGGGAGTTAAGATAATTTTTGGATATCCTGGTGGAGCAATACTCCCATTTTATGACGCTCTATATGACAGTGATCTTCAACACATTCTAGTTAGACATGAGCAGGCGGCAGCTCATATGGCTGATGGTTATGCTAGGGTATCTGGAGAAGCTGGAGTTTGTGTCTCTACATCAGGTCCTGGAGCAACAAATTTAGTTACAGGTATAGCAACAGCTTATGCAGATTCCTCACCAGTTATAGCATTGACTGGCCAGGTTCCAAGAAATCTTATAGGGAATGATGCATTTCAGGAAATAGATGCTCTTGGCTTATTTATGCCTATAACAAAACATAACTTCCAAATAAAGAAAGTTGAAGAAATTCCAGAAATAATAAGAGCTAGTTTTGAAATTGCAACAACTGGTAGAAAAGGGCCAGTTCATATTGACATCCCTAAAGATGTTCAGAGTGAAGAAATAGAGCATGTTGATATTCCTGCAAAGGTAGATCTTCCTGGTTATAAACCAAAAACTGTTGGACATCCATTACAAATAAAAAAAGCAGCTAAATTAATAGCTGAATCAGAAAAGCCATTAATATTGGCTGGAGGAGGAGTTATATTAGCTAATGCCCATGAAGAGTTATATAGGTTAGCTGATCTTTTTAAAATCCCAGTGACAACAACATTAATGGGTAAAGGAGCTTTTCCTGAAGATCACTTTTTGTCATTAGGAATGGCTGGAATGCATGGAACAAGAGCAGCAAATTATGCTATAGATGAGTGTGATGTTCTTATAGCCATTGGATGTAGGTTTTCTGATAGAGTTACTGGAGATGTTAGATACTTTGCTCCAAATGCTAAAATTATCCACATTGATATTGACCCTGCAGAGATAGGTAAGAATGTAAGGGTAGATATTCCAATAGTTGGAGATGCTAAAAATGTTTTGAGGGATATAATTAATGTTTTATTGACATTAGAGATAAAAAGTAAAGAAGATTGGTTAGAGAGAATAAGAAAATTAAAATCTTTCCCAATAAAAATGGATTTTGATGATAAACCAATAAAACCACAAAGATTTGTTAAAGATTTAATGGATACTTTAAAAGAGATAGATCCAAGCTTAAGAAATACTGTAATAACTACTGATGTTGGACAAAATCAAATGTGGATGGCCCACTATTTCAAAGTTAAAATGCCAAGAACATTTATATCCTCTGGAGGATTAGGTACAATGGGTTTTGGATTTCCAGCAGCTATTGGAGCTAAAGTAGCAAAACCATATGCAAATGTTATTTGTATTACAGGGGATGGAGGATTTTTAATGAATTCTCAAGAACTTGCAACAGTGAGAGAGTATGATATTCCAATAGTTATTTGTATATTTGATAATAGAACATTAGGAATGGTGTATCAATGGCAGAATCTATATTATGGTCAAAGACAGAGTGAAGTTCATCTTGGAGAAAGTCCTGATTTTGTTAAGCTTGCTGAAAGCTATGGCATAAAAGCTGAGAAAATTACAGACCCAAATGAAATAAAAGAAAAATTAAAAGAAGCTATTTTAAGTAGAGAACCTTATCTATTGGATATTGTTATAGATCCTGCTGAAGCTTTACCAATGGTGCCACCTGGAGATAAGATAACAAATATAATTCAACCTCCAAGAGTGGAGCCAAAAATAAAGGATAATAAAAAGATTAAATTGAAAAACATATTAGAAGGAGTTAAGGTGGAAGAATGA
- a CDS encoding RraA family protein: MFSVPNLCDAGALYIKNLKPVLNNQKVIIGEVVTVRTNDDWGCVVKAISYAKGKIIFVKNEGEKAVWGGLASLNAKIKGVKAVVIYGAIRDIEDIISLKFPVFYKEVNAEAGKPLNVGEINIPIDIYNITVSPGDYIACDMNGVCLIKRRCYNEIMERVKKVKSKENKIKERIMKGQDLSEILNLR; this comes from the coding sequence ATGTTCTCTGTACCAAACTTATGTGATGCAGGAGCTTTATATATAAAAAATTTAAAACCAGTTTTAAATAACCAGAAGGTTATAATTGGAGAGGTAGTTACAGTAAGAACTAATGATGATTGGGGTTGTGTAGTTAAAGCTATAAGTTATGCTAAAGGAAAGATAATATTTGTCAAAAATGAAGGGGAAAAAGCAGTTTGGGGGGGTTTAGCATCTTTAAATGCTAAGATTAAAGGGGTTAAAGCAGTTGTTATATATGGAGCAATAAGAGATATTGAAGACATTATATCATTAAAATTTCCTGTTTTTTATAAAGAGGTAAATGCTGAAGCTGGAAAACCTCTAAATGTTGGAGAGATTAATATACCTATTGATATATATAATATTACCGTATCTCCAGGGGATTACATAGCATGTGATATGAATGGTGTCTGTTTAATAAAAAGGAGATGTTACAATGAGATAATGGAGAGAGTTAAAAAAGTTAAAAGTAAAGAGAATAAAATTAAAGAAAGAATAATGAAAGGGCAAGATTTAAGTGAAATTCTAAACTTGAGGTGA
- a CDS encoding ABC transporter permease, giving the protein MIKMIMPFSLIIMWEVLAIYINNPILLPKVEDVIYVLSHPLTNILGTGSLIDNTVVSIKRVLSGFILASTVAVPLGIFMGYSKIIYDLFDTVIELLRPIPPLAWVPLSLVWFGLSESSMIFIIFIGAFFPILINTIAGVRGVPNALVEMALTLGAKKRDILLKIIIPASSPSILTGLRVGAGIAWMCVVAAEMLPSSNSGLGYLIMYAYSLSRMDVVIACMIIIGLIGIVLDNGLRYIENKYFIWRKMMK; this is encoded by the coding sequence ATGATAAAAATGATTATGCCTTTCTCTTTAATTATTATGTGGGAAGTTTTAGCTATTTATATAAATAATCCTATTTTATTACCAAAAGTTGAAGATGTAATCTATGTCCTCTCTCACCCTCTAACTAATATCCTTGGTACTGGAAGTTTAATTGATAACACTGTTGTTAGTATAAAAAGAGTGTTATCTGGTTTTATATTAGCTTCTACTGTTGCAGTTCCTTTGGGAATTTTTATGGGATATTCTAAAATTATTTATGATCTATTTGATACAGTTATCGAGCTTTTAAGGCCTATTCCTCCATTAGCTTGGGTCCCTTTATCATTAGTATGGTTTGGTTTATCTGAAAGTTCAATGATATTTATTATATTTATTGGAGCTTTCTTCCCAATATTGATAAACACTATTGCAGGTGTTAGAGGAGTTCCTAATGCATTGGTAGAGATGGCACTAACTTTAGGAGCAAAAAAGAGAGACATCTTATTAAAAATTATTATCCCAGCTTCATCTCCTTCAATATTAACAGGTTTAAGAGTTGGAGCAGGAATAGCATGGATGTGTGTTGTAGCTGCAGAAATGCTACCTTCAAGTAATTCTGGCTTAGGTTATTTAATTATGTATGCCTACTCTTTAAGCAGAATGGATGTAGTTATAGCCTGTATGATAATAATAGGGTTAATAGGAATTGTATTAGATAATGGTTTAAGATATATAGAAAATAAATACTTTATTTGGAGAAAGATGATGAAGTGA
- the eif5A gene encoding translation initiation factor IF-5A: MPGTKQVNVGSLKVGQYVMIDGVPCEIVDISISKSGKHGGAKARVVGIGIFDKVKKEFVAPTSAKVEVPIIDRRKGQVLAVVGDTVQIMDLQTYETLELPIPEGLELEPGKEVEYIEAVGQYKITRVFS, translated from the coding sequence ATGCCAGGAACAAAACAAGTTAATGTAGGATCATTAAAAGTTGGGCAGTATGTTATGATTGATGGAGTACCATGTGAGATAGTTGATATAAGTATATCAAAGTCTGGAAAACATGGAGGAGCTAAGGCTAGAGTTGTAGGGATTGGGATATTTGATAAAGTTAAAAAGGAATTTGTTGCTCCAACATCAGCTAAAGTAGAGGTTCCAATAATTGATAGAAGAAAAGGACAAGTTCTTGCTGTTGTTGGAGATACTGTTCAGATAATGGATTTACAAACATATGAAACTTTAGAATTGCCAATACCAGAAGGTTTAGAGTTAGAGCCTGGAAAAGAAGTTGAATATATAGAAGCTGTTGGACAGTATAAAATAACAAGAGTTTTTAGCTAA
- the tes gene encoding tetraether lipid synthase Tes has product MIKETLSLCPVCLKRIPAIVYEENNKIFIKKSCPEHGEFKDLYWSDARLYKKYNKYEFVNKIDFHQTEIDKGCPYDCGLCPAHKSSTILANIDVTNRCNLNCPICFANANKTGKIYEPSFEEIKNMMINLRNEIPPTPAIQFAGGEPTVRQDLPELIKLARDIGFVHIQLATNGIKLKNINYLKKIKEAGLSTIYLQFDGISEKPYLIARGKNLFPIKDKVIKNCRELEFNSVVLVPTLVKDVNDCEVGGIIDYAVKNVDVVRGVNFQPVSFSGRVDEDVLLNGRITIPDFIRLVEEQTSLTEEDFYPVPSVAPISIFVEKLFNKKKPTLSAHQHCGVATYVFVDDGKMIPITRFIDVEGFLELIKEYIEELDYNNKLKDIKVVLEIGSKLPSLIDLKNAPKYINIKKIISLIVNILKGDYDALAKFHYNTLMISCMHFMDAYNFDVDRVKRCCIHYAIPDGRIIPFCSYNTIHRKEVEEKFSKPKK; this is encoded by the coding sequence ATTATTAAAGAGACTCTATCACTTTGTCCAGTATGTTTAAAAAGAATTCCTGCTATTGTTTATGAAGAGAATAATAAAATTTTTATTAAAAAATCCTGCCCTGAACATGGAGAGTTTAAAGACCTTTATTGGAGTGATGCAAGACTTTATAAGAAGTATAATAAATATGAATTTGTAAATAAAATAGATTTCCATCAAACAGAGATAGACAAGGGCTGTCCATATGATTGTGGTTTATGTCCAGCTCATAAATCATCAACCATATTGGCAAATATTGATGTAACAAATAGATGCAATCTAAATTGCCCAATATGTTTTGCTAATGCTAATAAAACAGGAAAAATCTATGAACCATCATTTGAAGAAATAAAGAATATGATGATTAATTTAAGAAATGAAATACCTCCTACTCCTGCTATTCAATTTGCAGGAGGAGAACCAACAGTAAGACAAGATCTCCCAGAGCTTATAAAGTTAGCTAGAGACATAGGTTTTGTACATATACAATTAGCTACAAATGGTATAAAACTTAAAAACATTAATTACCTTAAAAAAATTAAAGAAGCTGGATTATCAACAATATATTTACAATTTGATGGTATATCTGAAAAACCATATTTAATAGCAAGAGGAAAAAATTTGTTCCCAATAAAAGATAAGGTTATTAAGAATTGTAGAGAATTAGAGTTTAATAGTGTTGTTCTTGTCCCTACTTTAGTAAAAGATGTTAATGACTGTGAAGTAGGAGGGATAATTGATTATGCTGTAAAAAATGTTGATGTTGTTAGAGGGGTAAACTTTCAGCCAGTTTCATTTTCTGGTAGGGTTGATGAAGATGTATTGTTAAATGGAAGAATAACAATTCCAGATTTTATAAGATTAGTTGAAGAACAAACATCTTTAACAGAAGAAGACTTTTATCCAGTACCTTCAGTAGCACCAATTTCTATTTTTGTTGAAAAACTGTTTAATAAAAAGAAACCTACTTTATCAGCACATCAACACTGTGGAGTAGCAACATATGTCTTTGTAGATGATGGAAAAATGATCCCTATAACAAGATTTATTGATGTAGAAGGTTTCTTAGAGCTAATAAAAGAATATATTGAAGAGTTAGATTATAATAATAAATTGAAAGACATCAAAGTAGTATTAGAAATTGGAAGTAAATTACCATCATTAATAGATCTAAAAAATGCACCAAAATATATAAATATTAAAAAAATAATATCTTTAATAGTTAATATATTGAAAGGAGATTATGATGCTTTAGCTAAATTCCACTACAACACTTTAATGATAAGTTGTATGCACTTTATGGATGCTTACAATTTTGATGTTGATAGGGTTAAGAGATGTTGCATACATTATGCAATACCAGATGGAAGAATAATACCTTTCTGTTCTTATAACACAATACATAGAAAAGAAGTGGAGGAGAAATTTTCTAAACCTAAGAAATAA
- a CDS encoding TIGR00267 family protein has protein sequence MVRYIIRGLIDGTLSTLGVVIGASGADSHIIISAGLGGGLANGLSNILGAFTAEKASLERERINMERKLVKNHGYLKKSLIYKNALKDTMICGVIDGISTTLGSALPVLPFFFLKPNVALYVAIGITVGLLFLLGIFIGKISKENLLISGTKMVVGALLVSFLCFIIENIFS, from the coding sequence ATGGTTAGATATATAATAAGAGGGTTAATAGATGGGACTCTATCTACTTTAGGAGTAGTTATAGGAGCTAGTGGAGCAGATTCACATATAATTATTTCTGCAGGTTTAGGTGGGGGTTTAGCTAATGGATTATCAAATATACTAGGGGCTTTTACTGCAGAAAAAGCTTCATTGGAGAGAGAAAGAATAAATATGGAAAGAAAGCTAGTAAAAAATCATGGATATCTGAAAAAATCACTCATATATAAAAATGCTTTAAAAGACACAATGATTTGTGGGGTTATAGATGGGATATCTACAACTTTAGGTTCTGCTCTACCTGTTTTACCATTCTTCTTTTTAAAGCCAAATGTGGCTTTGTATGTAGCAATAGGGATTACAGTGGGATTGTTATTTTTATTAGGTATTTTTATAGGAAAAATCTCTAAAGAGAATTTGTTAATATCTGGAACAAAAATGGTTGTTGGAGCATTATTAGTGTCATTTCTATGTTTTATTATTGAAAATATATTTAGCTAA
- the aroE gene encoding shikimate dehydrogenase, translating to MIDSKTKLVALIGHPVEHSLSPIMQNAAFRDKNLNYVYLAFDVLPEKLKYVIDGAKALGIVGFNVTIPHKIEIIKYLDKLDKSAELIGAVNTIKVDKEAIGYNTDGIGARKALEEKIGKVENKNILIFGAGGAARAVAFELAKNNNIIIANRTLDKAKKLAEEIIEKLGKNSDEVKYVPLNTDLKDVDIVINATSVGMKKDDKPLATAEQLRGKVVMDLVYNPLETPLLKEAKKVNAIAIDGLGMLIHQGAEAFKIWTGVEPNINVMREAIMKYLNYSH from the coding sequence ATGATTGATAGTAAGACAAAGCTTGTAGCATTAATAGGACATCCTGTTGAACATTCACTCTCACCTATAATGCAAAATGCTGCTTTTAGAGATAAGAATTTAAATTATGTTTATTTAGCTTTTGATGTTTTGCCAGAGAAATTAAAATATGTTATTGATGGGGCAAAAGCTTTAGGAATAGTGGGATTTAATGTAACAATTCCTCATAAAATTGAAATAATAAAATATTTAGATAAATTAGATAAAAGTGCTGAATTAATAGGGGCAGTAAATACCATAAAGGTTGATAAAGAAGCAATTGGGTATAATACTGATGGTATTGGAGCTAGAAAAGCATTAGAAGAAAAAATTGGAAAAGTTGAAAACAAAAATATATTAATATTTGGTGCTGGTGGTGCAGCAAGAGCTGTAGCTTTTGAATTAGCTAAAAATAATAATATAATAATTGCAAATAGAACATTAGATAAGGCTAAAAAATTAGCTGAAGAGATTATAGAAAAATTAGGAAAAAATTCTGATGAGGTTAAATATGTCCCATTAAATACTGATTTAAAAGATGTTGATATTGTGATTAATGCTACATCTGTAGGGATGAAAAAGGATGATAAACCATTAGCTACAGCTGAACAGTTAAGAGGTAAAGTTGTCATGGATCTTGTCTATAACCCCTTAGAAACTCCATTATTAAAAGAGGCTAAAAAGGTTAATGCTATAGCAATAGATGGTTTAGGAATGCTAATACATCAAGGAGCTGAAGCTTTTAAAATTTGGACAGGAGTTGAGCCAAATATTAATGTTATGAGAGAAGCTATTATGAAATATCTAAACTACTCTCATTAA